From a region of the Oscarella lobularis chromosome 7, ooOscLobu1.1, whole genome shotgun sequence genome:
- the LOC136188598 gene encoding 3'-5' exoribonuclease HELZ2-like isoform X2, with product MSPQWEWACDETERARNLRERGLERYHDGRFQGAKCYLTDAKNVCSYVVNSLSSMRNYDDADEIFRDASTLLHSIAFKLIECCVRLKSWSEVVECAGFYLDLECSRLALGRQIRALEYRALAHVELDNLKGAVNDYESLSKIPDIAMYERERYQLKAESLKMNGNVSSENSAALNLSPKPSESGKKEKKKKKKGPPSKGIQQYQATSKSKKQLQKEQFWRKKESEAIVEDYIERKEKKLNDLAEKKLLAKAMHSTSDEALNTYDGGDSAADSVAELIPTAAKQRKKRSSRKRFEEKMTKSREQSSETDIKTGPVTNVLEEKEESTETSQNPRHLLGNLVARLPLGNFIASLGFQNRHVVESGILVCRICYDLQKKKVSKVDPAKGTTECEEHSAYSCLPVLLHKGSGSEWVRIRPRPRKVVSEFTPCSRSNCQGPCTFPHSEEERRAWEADRQGSSGCRLPPLQRRLVLCKDFLKFDWCPHGRRCWHAHGGKELDEWKRLEASPQLPNVNTSSPHVKDACEEVCDDLRSALRNEEFSRVASRLADIEIRCNPKDMWQFILSDEGRPYQCTFEFEIQSREVPVNKIVLLQDSSSTFQLESSTGSQENCLTFRGGQRQVRFTVRFNLECRDSAVASRAVDMIVDCRSRPYLVKRLYVYVGSESDRQSLDLLKKSFQPLPEHWDLDDDATIRKCTQTANYGEKALTKQYQVPDLNELCVNLESLDLLGGESTTPVVKADNYARRFHTLIHLEELEWSQSLQKFTRRNIALKCEGDDRYKGLRTVHLDCLVPPRVVQDSAAYLRLSSTVYEVPVYEVREFGVVALEISQNLELFEKLQSAGEEPFVDFRLTHARSFFCNLHRGIDGVPAPVLRSHVCPSTSRASSPATGIKRLQTMCPKSPVWENVQQRKAVDLICQDASDHRHVIINGPFGTGKTFLLKEAILLLTRLNKQATILVCTQTNHAADLYVNEMDECFTGKLVRVCFQWRKLATIPRVVQKYCTRRQKTKDGREYYVLPNLDELSKTRPLVVVTTLTTSQVLNRDETKRGFFSHIIIDEAAQATEPESVIPLALAGEKTAVVLAGDHRQINPQVVSPHARRGKLQRSLFRRLFDVLRNDVVNLYSNYRCHRNILGLATRLFYGGLPDSNAAYDEAIREIAQAKDQSTHPDFHPFGFVALSPGNAVQQGGRDGSYFNAAEATVIVAYLRRIVERWPEEWGGRDLSEICVVSSESMQVYHIRNLITRYGLKGVSVLTSRSIQGRQFRAVLISTVMTSSGDVESYEKEPSVFSDKKMLNTAITRAKSLVLVFGEIDSLVKSKIGKSWEQFVHEAWKAGSTSLLGDKETSTYLKAIVHQRTLNPDAVSFFPTTEPPYQENGVAVLQVDGDEDDAESSSSESELGSSTVDSYQRYIRQVSKKWSRRRRRADDEDDDGDGGVDVDVIETEEFEGYEWRLQSRRTRRRISVDFERYVSSDDEDDDGSIATLRAKYQDHFERYEMEGLLESEPNTYVRCRLKICGRGDNCIGIPIDSRAGGEILIEGYRRRNRAFDGEEVLVEKISDANDDIQAGKVVGIFRQQRPTHYVCKLYEGKTNMLAPIDSSQPIFINIPSKFQERHERQHGKCVLVFESLQEIGRIKEKKSACVQAKAAASKLFVVEFVKWKKECTFPLGIVVGVVEPGLTYEHGLRLLDIQYIGYNELKKYKRESDDSFEPPAIDGSEPLIRNAFTIDPPQSQDLDDALAVERLDGCYKVHVLITDVDSVVKADNDLDERAQQLGTTVYDYKGGVRLPMLPSCVSTRACSLLPNEPRRVISTSFTLSEEGKRRGDIEFSSKIIQSCCKLSYESADMIIAGRCMPDIHVNGQVIEDVRLLHRLGQKIRAHRLRSTPIANFSAHELVEEFMIMTNWAVAKALLGKCKELCILNSQLPPVDSRLSEWAEKVGEFARPSARLANAVQNAMPRRVAENRSRASMHVLMRKVRTLSDALDSDDADAVKTAARFVYSEKYHPQIAMWLSKYFRTMQRAQYTTQSTDPQFPRKHDQLGMKYCHFTSPVRRFVDLVNQRLLKKFVLNGATKIDYSKSDVGEIGLNCSYRRQMAKKFGKESALLKFACDIFCYPVSTVAVVESVSNGYFELYVPDCAHFPSGAGRIRLSSLNASTANLDAEGIDIEWKVALLHDRRQPQHFADGSLTESKFVLVSVNLWTKLSDPVANENVQDLRHIVSTIEREISSRRITADNRPSNVPSIKKQIAVNDLVSIQVASRSKGGLLQPYVQLLNFPDGLSICLEHNTHPAECFASTLDAATQRSSSPPSAFDSFEHYASFWLPIVQAESATASVKTSGTATPSLVNNLVVTWSRSDDGLLRGRVELDKRYADKRKIARRRGDYVCLRYFNLKLPEKQMASRKEEGSRKGVWDEDTFFGQRDRFNIVIHCRICDTNEEDYVESGEEGETKRKKCFLGIKQCVQSPATSSIDLETISSVSCVAQFIHSSVPFRRMRQSLIEVSGVIDASENVNEELLEKIVMRSTQQEAILRSQRVDDSKYLSLPEILGREKRLNSNQCKAVRRALETEVTVIQGPPGTGKTVTGVHIAWWLAQQNAGGSNAKKRHLYYCAPSNEAVDLVAKMLQRLTNKKRGQEGVHPIALLRVYGGSIESQSYPGLSLFKRYQPPGIPEVQKTESEELKGIALHHRIRNENHLDLVARNLAQEIRRFEERFRDYSHMDRTPTEDEADEYKDLVRRAEKLEILSADVILCTCVQAGGARLRRRPERRMAQVIVDEAGQCTEPETMVAVVAAQHKIVLIGDHKQLQPVVQNRNVDNVLSKSMFERLSERAIMLDEQYRMHEDLCAFPSKMFYEGRLKTSEAVKRRRLSDVWSCWRHLPARQAERHPIKPYCFVSVRGKEDINAVSEVGKGGEESKSNAIEADLVVHIVLSLTRAYDVPSSGVRILTPYTAQKSLIEKKLRLKYVTDVRVCTIFESQGGEADFVVLSTVRSLPDCRVIKSPTRHWKEENVGFVADEHQMNVALTRARRGLVIIGNENVLRFCHMWRKLLELYKDHRCLLNSSDAKRMFFFR from the exons ATGTCTCCGCAGTGGGAGTGGGCTTGCGACGAAACGGAGAGAGCACGAAACCTGCGCGAGCGGGGTCTAGAACGCTACCACGACGGCCGATTTCAGGGCGCCAAATGCTATTTGACAGACGCGAAGAACGTCTGTTCTTATGTAGTCAATTCTCTCTCTTCGATGCGTAactacgacgacgccgatgagATTTTCCGAGACGCGTCAACTTTGCTGCATAGCATCGCCTTCAAGCTGATCGAGTGTTGCGTGCGTCTG AAATCGTGGTCCGAGGTCGTCGAATGTGCTGGTTTCTATTTGG ACCTTGAATGTTCAAGGCTTGCACTGGGTCGGCAGATACGTGCACTCGAATATCGAGCGCTAGCGCACGTCGAACTGGACAACTTAAAAGGAGCTGTCAATGACTATGAGTCGCTTTCGAAAATCCCCGAC attgctATGTACGAAAGGGAGCGATATCAATTAAAAGCCGAGTCATTGAAAATGAATGGAAATGTCTCCTCTGAAAAC AGTGCTGCACTGAATTTGTCGCCTAAGCCAAGTGAGAGCGgcaagaaggagaaaaagaagaagaagaaaggaccCCCGTCAAAGGGAATCCAGCAATATCAG gctACGTCGAAGTCTAAGAAGCAACTTCAAAAGGAACAGTTTTGGCGAAAGAAG GAAAGTGAAGCTATTGTTGAAGACTacatagaaagaaaagagaagaagttGAATGATCTAGCGGAAAAGAAG CTTCTCGCCAAAGCGATGCATTcaacgagcgacgaagcaTTGAACACTTATGAC GGCGGTGACAGCGCAGCTGACAGCGTTGCAGAACTCATTCCAACTGcagcaaaacaaagaaagaagcgcAGCTCACGAAAACGCTTTGAAGAAAAGATGACCAAAAGCAGAGAGCAATCAAGCGAAACAGACATCAAAACTGGCCCAGTTACGAAtgttcttgaagaaaaagaggaatcAACAGAAACCAGCCAAAATCCTCGTCATCTTTTAGGG AATCTTGTGGCACGGCTACCGCTGGGCAATTTCATTG CGAGTCTCGGCTTTCAGAATCGCCACGTTGTGGAGTCTGGGATTCTTGTCTGTCGCATCTGCTACGATctccaaaagaagaaagtgtCAAAAGTTGATCCTGCAAAGGGCACCACGGAGTGCGAGGAACACTCAGCGTATTCTTGTTTGCCCGTGCTTTTGCACAAAGGCTCGGGGTCCGAATGGGTTCGCATACGTCCTCGTCCTCGAAAGGTCGTCAGCGAATTTACTCCATGTTCTCGATCCAATTGCCAAGGGCCTTGCACGTTTCCGCACTCGGAGGAGGAGAGGCGTGCTTGGGAAGCAGACAGAC AGGGATCGTCAGGCTGTCGTTTGCCTCCTCTTCAGCGTCGACTTGTCCTTTGCAAAGA TTTTCTCAAATTCGACTGGTGTCCTCACGGTCGACGCTGCTGGCATGCTCATGGAGGAAAGGAGCTTGACGAGTGGAAGCGACTGGAAGCATCTCCTCAACTGCCAAATGTGAACACAAGTTCGCCTCACGTCAAGGATGCATGTGAGGAAGTATGCGATGATTTACGAAGCGCTTTACGCAACGAAGAATTTTCACGA GTTGCCTCGCGTCTTGCTGATATTGAAATTCGTTGCAATCCAAAAGATATGTGGCAGTTTATTTTGTCCGACGAGGGTCGTCCTTACCAGTGCACGTTCGAATTCGAGATTCAATCTCGCGAG GTTCCTGTGAACAAAATCGTTCTTTTACAAGATTCCTCTTCGACATTCCAGCTGGAATCAAGTACGGGTTCTCAAGAAAACTGCTTGACGTTTCGAGGAGGACAGAGGCAAGTCCGATTCACTGTTCGTTTCAATTTGGAATGCCGCGATTCGGCGGTAGCATCTCGCGCCGTCGACATGATCGTTGACTGTCGTTCGCGTCCCTATCTCGTCAAGCGTCTTTACGTCTACGTGggaagcgaaagcgacagGCAGTCGTTAGACTTGCTGAAAAAGTCTTTTCAACCTCTTCCGGAACATTGggatctcgacgacgacgcgactaTTCGCAAGTGCACGCAAACCGCTAATTATGGCGAAAAAGCATTGACAAAGCAATACCAAGTTCCTGATTTGAATGAACTTTGTGTCAATCTCGAAAGCTTGGATTTGCTCGGtggcgaatcgacgacgcctGTCGTGAAGGCAGACAACTacgctcgtcgttttcacACTCTCATTCACCTTGAGGAATTAGAATGGAGTCAGAGTTTGCAAAAGTTTACTCGCAGGAACATAGCGTTGAAAtgcgaaggcgacgatcgataCAAAGGTCTGCGTACGGTTCACCTTGACTGTCTAGTGCCGCCCAGAGTGGTGCAAGACTCAGCAGCGTACTTGCGACTTTCGTCAACTGTCTACGAAGTACCTGTATACGAAGTGAGAGAGTTTGGCGTCGTTGCCTTGGAGATATCTCAAAATCTTGAACTTTTTGAGAAACTACAGAGCGCCGGAGAAGAaccgttcgtcgattttcggcTGACGCACGCTCGATCGTTCTTCTGCAATCTTCATCGCGGCATTGACGGTGTTCCCGCACCCGTTCTGCGAAGCCACGTGTGTCCTTCCACTTCACGAGCGTCTTCACCCGCTACTGGTATTAAACGTTTGCAGACCATGTGTCCCAAGTCTCCTGTGTGGGAGAACGTCCAGCAGAGAAAAGCGGTAGACCTCATATGTCAAGATGCTTCAGACCACCGTCACGTTATTATCAATGGACCGTTTGGAACAGGAAAGACTTTCTTATTGAAAGAAGCGATTCTGCTTCTGACTCGTTTGAATAAGCAAGCGACGATCCTCGTCTGCACTCAAACGAACCATGCTGCTGATCTCTATGTCAATGAAATGGACGAGTGCTTTACTGGAAAACTCGTGCGCGTCTGCTTTCAGTGGAGGAAGCTTGCTACCATCCCTCGAGTAGTTCAAAAGTACTGCACGAGAcgacagaaaacgaaggacgGTCGTGAGTATTACGTCCTGCCCAATCTCGACGAACTCAGCAAAACGAGGCcccttgtcgtcgtcacgacgcTCACTACGTCGCAAGTCTTAAAcagagacgaaacgaagcgcgGCTTCTTCTCGCACATTatcatcgacgaagcggcaCAGGCAACCGAGCCAGAATCCGTCATACCGCTAGCGCTGGCTGGAGAAAAAACCGCTGTTGTTCTGGCTGGCGATCATAGACAG ATTAATCCTCAAGTTGTATCTCCTCACGCCCGCCGCGGCAAGCTGCAACGATCTCTCTTccgtcgtctcttcgacgtgctacgaaacgacgtcgtcaatctGTACTCCAACTATCGCTGTCATCGCAACATCCTTGGTCTCGCCACGAGGCTTTTCTACGGCGGCTTGCCAGACAGTAATGCGGCTTACGACGAGGCGATCCGAGAAATTGCTCAAGCGAAAGATCAATCTACTCACCCAGACTTTCATCCGTTCGGATTTGTCGCTCTTTCGCCAGGGAACGCTGTTCAACAGGGAGGACGAGACGGATCGTACTTTAATGCGGCAGAAGCGACGGTAATCGTGGCGTACCTTAGGCGAATCGTGGAGCGCTGGCCTGAAGAGTGGGGCGGTCGCGATCTGTCCGAGATTTGCGTCGTTTCTTCGGAATCTATGCAG GTTTATCACATTCGGAATCTAATCACTCGTTATGGACTAAAAGGTGTCTCCGTTCTCACCTCGAGATCCATTCAGG GTCGCCAGTTCCGTGCCGTCCTGATCAGCACCGTAATGACGTcaagcggcgacgtcgagagctACGAAAAAGAACCGAGCGTATTTTCCGACAAGAAAATGCTGAACACGGCTATCACGCGAGCCAAgtctctcgttctcgtcttcggcgaaaTAGACAGCTTGGTGAAAAGTAAAATCGGCAAGTCTTGGGAACAGTTCGTCCACGAAGCGTGGAAAGCAGGCAGCACAAGTCTGCTGGGcgacaaagaaacgtctaCCTACCTAAAAGCTATCGTACATCAACGTACGTTGAATCCGGACGCcgtttcattttttccgacgacggaacCGCCGTATCAAGAGAACGGCGTGGCCGTGCTTCAAGTCgatggcgacgaagacgacgctgaATCGAGTTCGTCGGAGAGCGAATTAGGTTCGTCAACCGTCGACAGCTACCAGCGCTATATACGCCAAGTTTCGAAGAAGTggagtcgtcgacggcgacgagctgacgacgaagacgacgacggcgatggcggcgtcgacgtggaTGTGATTGAGACGGAGGAGTTTGAAGGATACGAGTGGCGACTTCAATCAAGgcgaacgagacgaaggaTCTCAGTTGATTTTGAGCGGTACGTCAgctcggacgacgaagacgacgacggaagcaTCGCGACTTTAAGAGCGAAGTATCAAGACCATTTCGAGAGATACGAAATGGAAGGACTGCTTGAAAGTGAGCCGAACACGTACGTACGCTGTCGCTTGAAAATTTGTGGACGAGGAGACAATTGCATTGGGATCCCGATCGACTCCCGAGCCGGCGGCGAAATTCTCATCGAAGGATATAGACGTCGTAATCGAGCGTTTGACGGCGAGGAAGtcctcgtcgaaaaaatttcgGACGCCAATGACGATATTCAAGCCGGCAAAGTTGTCGGCATCTTTCGTCAGCAGCGACCGACTCACTACGTGTGCAAGTTGTACGAAGGAAAGACAAATATGCTTGCTCCCATCGATTCATCTCAACCAATTTTCATCAATATTCCGAGCAAATTTCAAGAACGACACGAAAGGCAGCACGGCAAGTGCGTTTTGGTCTTCGAGAGCCTGCAGGAAATTGGGCGGataaaggagaagaaatcggCGTGCGTTCAAGCGAAGGCTGCAGCGTCCAAGCTCTTCGTTGTCGAGTTCGTCAAGTGGAAAAAAGAGTGCACGTTTCCGCtcggcatcgtcgtcggcgtcgtcgaacccGGACTGACGTACGAGCACGGTCTCCGATTGTTGGACATTCAGTACATCGGCTACAACGAACTCAAGAAGTACAAAcgtgaaagcgacgactcgTTCGAACCGCCGGCAATAGACGGCTCCGAGCCCTTGATCCGAAACGCTTTCACTATAGATCCTCCCCAGTCTCAAGATCTCGACGATGCTCTTGCCGTAGAACGTTTAGACGGCTGTTACAAAGTTCACGTATTGATtaccgacgtcgattcggtTGTCAAGGCCGACAACGATTTGGACGAGCGAGCCCAACAATTGGGAACGACTGTTTATGATTACAAAGGTGGCGTGCGACTCCCCATGCTGCCTAGCTGCGTCAGCACTCGAGCGTGCAGTCTTCTCCCGAACGAGCCGCGACGAgtcatttcgacgtcgtttacTCTTAGTGAGGAAGGCAAACGACGTGGCGACATCGAGTTCAGCTCGAAAATAATTCAGAGCTGCTGCAAGTTGTCGTACGAAAGTGCAGATATGATCATCGCCGGGCGCTGTATGCCCGATATTCACGTGAACGGCCAGGTGATTGAGGACGTTCGCTTGCTGCATCGGCTTGGACAAAAAATCAGAGCGCATCGTTTGCGTTCAACGCCGATTGCGAACTTTTCAGCGCACGAACTCGTCGAGGAGTTCATGATCATGACGAATTGGGCTGTTGCCAAAGCGCTACTTGGGAAATGCAAAGAACTGTGCATTCTGAACTCTCAGCTTCCGCCCGTCGATTCTCGGTTGAGCGAATGGGCAGAAAAAGTCGGCGAGTTTGCGCGACCGTCCGCTCGCTTGGCAAACGCGGTGCAAAACGCAATGCCGCGTCGGGTTGCGGAGAATCGTTCAAGAGCGTCGATGCACGTTCTAATGAGAAAAGTCCGAACTTTGTCGGATGCACTCGACTCTGACGACGCAGACGCAGTCAAGACTGCTGCCCGTTTTGTTTACAGCGAGAAATATCATCCTCAGATTGCCATGTGGCTGTCGAAATATTTCAGAACGATGCAACGAGCTCAATATACGACTCAGTCAACTGATCCTCAATTTCCTCGCAAGCATGACCAGCTCGGCATGAAATATTGTCATTTTACTTCGCCCGtgcgccgcttcgtcgacctTGTCAATCAAAGGTTGCTGAAGAAATTTGTTCTGAATGGTGCAACGAAAATCGACTACAGCAAAAGTGACGTCGGTGAAATCGGGCTCAATTGCTCCTACCGACGTCAAATGGCGAAAAAGTTCGGTAAAGAATCTGCCCTCTTGAAGTTTGCTTGCGACATATTTTGCTATCCGGTTTCAACGGTGGCTGTCGTTGAATCCGTCTCGAATGGATATTTCGAACTGTACGTTCCGGATTGCGCTCATTTTCCGTCCGGCGCCGGGAGAATTCGACTCTCCTCTCTCAACGCATCGACTGCCAATTTGGATGCAGAAGGCATTGATATTGAATGGAAAGTCGCTCTACTACACGACCGTCGGCAGCCGCAGCATTTCGCTGATGGATCTCTCACAGAGTCAAAATTCGTTCTAGTGAGCGTCAATTTGTGGACGAAGTTAAGCGACCCCGTTGCCAACGAAAACGTTCAAGACCTGCGGCACATCGTATCGAcaatcgaaagagaaatcagCAGCAGAAGGATTACGGCGGACAACAGGCCTAGCAATGTTCCCAgcataaaaaaacaaatagcCGTAAACGATCTTGTCTCCATTCAAGTGGCCAGTCGTTCAAAGGGAGGACTTCTTCAACCTTACGTTCAACTTCTCAACTTTCCGGATGGCCTCAGCATCTGTCTCGAGCACAATACTCATCCCGCCGAGTGTTTTGCCTCGACCTTGGACGCTGCCACCcaaagatcgtcgtcgccgccgtctgcTTTCGACTCCTTTGAGCACTATGCTTCCTTTTGGCTTCCCATCGTTCAAGCGGAGTCCGCTACGGCGAGCGTCAAAACATCGGGAACAGCCACGCCGAGTTTGGTTAATAACTTGGTTGTTACCTGGAGTCGAAGTGACGACGGACTATTACGCGGGCGCGTCGAACTTGACAAGCGCTATGCcgacaagagaaaaatcgctcgCAGACGCGGTGACTACGTCTGTTTGAGATACTTCAATTTGAAGTTGCCGGAAAAGCAGATGGCTTCGCGAAAAGAGGAGGGAAGTCGTAAAGGAGTCTGGGACGAGGACACGTTTTTTGGTCAAAGAGATCGATTCAACATCGTTATTCACTGCCGCATATGTGATACGAACGAGGAAGACTATGTAGAGAGTGGGGAGGAAggagagacgaagagaaaaaagtgctTCCTGGGAATAAAGCAGTGCGTTCAATCTCCTGCGACAAGCTCCATTGATCTCGAAACAATATCGAGCGTGTCTTGCGTTGCTCAATTCATTCACAGCAGCGTTCCTTTTAG ACGTATGAGGCAGAGCCTAATCGAAGTCTCAGGCGTTATCGATGCAAGTGAAAATGTAAACGAAGAGCTTTTAGAAAAGATCGTCATGAGATCGACTCAACAAGAAGCAATACTTCGCTCGCAGCGAG TGGACGATTCTAAATATCTATCCTTGCCGGAGATTCTCGGCcgagaaaaacgtctgaATTCGAATCAATGCAAAGCGGTTCGTCGTGCTTTGGAAACTGAAGTCACAGTTATACAAGGCCCGCCCG GTACCGGGAAAACTGTTACAGGTGTGCACATTGCTTGGTGGTTGGCTCAGCAGAATGCAGGCGGAAGCAACGCCAAAAAGAGGCATCTTTACTACTGCGCTCCATCTAACGAGGCTGTCGATCTTGTAGCCA AAATGCTTCAACGGCTTACAAATAAGAAGAGAGGACAAGAAGGCGTCCATCCGATCGCCTTGCTTCGCGTTTATGGCGGAAGCATCGAATCGCAGTCGTATCCTGGCCTGTCGCTATTCAAGCGATATCAGCCGCCGGGCATACCCGAAGTGCAGAAGACGGAGTCGGAAGAATTGAAAGGAATTGCTCTGCATCATCGCATACGAAACGAAAATCATCTGGATCTCGTGGCGAGGAATCTGGCACAAGAAATTAGAAGGTTTGAAGAACGCTTTAGAGACTACTCTCACATGGACAGAACTCCGACCGAGGACGAAGCAGACGAGTACAAGGACCTTGTTCGCCGCGCCGAGAAGCTGGAGATCCTATCAGCCGACGTCATCCTTTGCACCTGTGTGCAGGCCGGCGGCGCCCgtttgcgacgtcgtcccGAACGCCGAATGGCTCAAgtaatcgtcgacgaagcggggCAGTGCACCGAACCCGAAACAAtggtcgccgtcgtcgccgctcagCACAAGATCGTGCTGATAGGCGATCATAAACAACTTCAGCCCGTCGTTCAGAATAGAAACGTCGACAACGTTTTGAGCAAGTCTATGTTCGAACGTCTGTCCGAAAGGGCTATAATGCTGGATGAACAATACAGAATG CATGAAGATTTGTGTGCCTTTCCTTCCAAAATGTTTTACGAAGGCCGATTGAAGACTTCAGAGGCAGTAAAAAGGCGCCGGCTTTCAGACGTTTGGTCGTGTTGGAGGCATTTGCCAGCGAGACAGGCAGAACGTCATCCTATAAAACCGTACTGTTTTGTCAGCGTCAGAGGAAAGGAGGACATCAATGCCGTGTCTGAAGTTGGCAAAGGCGGGGAGGAGTCGAAATCAAACGCAATCGAAGCGGATCTGGTC GTTCATATTGTGCTGTCGCTGACTCGAGCATACGACGTTCCATCATCTGGCGTTCGTATTCTGACGCCCTACACAGCACAAAAGTCTCTTATTGAAAAGAAGCTGCGACTGAAGTACGTCACCGACGTTCGAGTATGCACAATCTTTGAAAGCCAAG GTGGCGAGGCCGACTTTGTAGTTCTTTCTACAGTGCGGTCTCTTCCCGACTGTCGTGTCATCAAATCTCCGACCAGACACtggaaagaagagaatgtCGGTTTTGTCGCTGATGAGCATCAGATGAATGTGGCGCTAACTAGAGCAAGGCGTGGCTTGGTTATTATTG GCAATGAAAACGTGCTTCGGTTTTGTCATATGTGGAGGAAATTGCTGGAATTGTACAAAGATCATCGGTGCCTCTTGAATTCTTCTGATGCCAAAAgaatgtttttctttcgatAA